One Urocitellus parryii isolate mUroPar1 chromosome 9, mUroPar1.hap1, whole genome shotgun sequence DNA segment encodes these proteins:
- the LOC144256862 gene encoding uncharacterized protein LOC144256862, translating into MPYQRAECDKVFKEKSVFIKQRRIHTEEKPYKCEEYGKGFSQKLNLIYQRRIHTGEKPYKCRECGKAFSQKAGLTYHRRTHTGEKPYKCKDCGNAFIEKPGLIRHRRTHTGEKPYKCKECGRAFSQKEGLVFHSRTHTGEKPYKCKECGKAFSRKAGLTYHSRTHTGEKPYKCKECGKAFSRKPDLICHRRTHTGEKPYKCKECGRAFSQKPHLIRHSRTHTGEKPYKCKECGNAFSQNTDLIRHSRTHTGEKPYKCKECGKAFSQKSYLICHRRTHTGE; encoded by the coding sequence ATGCCTTACCAAAGGGCAGAATGTgataaagtttttaaagaaaaatcagtctTTATTAAGCAAAGGAGAATTCACACTgaagagaagccttacaaatgtgaagaatatgGTAAAGGTTTTAGTCAAAAATTAAACCTTATTTACCAAagaagaattcacactggagaaaagccctacaaatgtagagaatgtggcaaagcttttagtcaaAAAGCAGGACTTACTtaccacaggagaactcacactggagagaagccctacaaatgtaaagattgtggcaacgCTTTTATTGAAAAACCAGGCCTTATTcgccacagaagaactcacactggagagaagccctacaaatgtaaagaatgtggcagagctttcagTCAAAAAGAAGGCCTTGTTttccacagcagaactcacactggagagaagccctacaaatgtaaagaatgtggcaaagctttcagccGAAAAGCAGGACTTActtaccacagcagaactcacactggagagaagccctacaaatgtaaagaatgtggcaaagctttcagtcgaaaaccagaccttatttgccacagaagaactcacactggagagaagccctacaaatgtaaagaatgtggcagagctttcagtcaaaaaccacaccttattcgccacagtagaactcacactggagagaagccctacaaatgtaaagaatgtggcaacgCTTTCAGTCAAAACACAGACCTTATTCGCCatagcagaactcacactggagagaaaccctacaaatgtaaagaatgtggcaaagcttttagtcaaaaatcataccttatttgccacagaagaactcacactggagagtag